Genomic DNA from Felis catus isolate Fca126 chromosome E3, F.catus_Fca126_mat1.0, whole genome shotgun sequence:
CCTGGAGGTGTCCTGGCTGAGAGCACGGGACATCCTCTCTTCCTGGCCCAGGGCTGTGCCacctgccagcccaccccaggcaCCTGGCCCTCTGGATCTTGTGCcctaaccccccacccccaccctcctgcttCAGCCTcactggggaagggtggggacaGGAAAGGACAAGAACCCTGGGCCCCCATGTCAGAGATGGGGGCGCGACGGACTCAGGACCCAGGACAAGTAATGTGGCCACGTCCAGCCTTGCTGCCCAGAAGGCTCCCGAGGACAgtgccccttctctctgcagTCCCCAGTCCTGGAGGGCAGCAGAAAGGGGAGGCTGGCTTTCACGCAAGTCTTCAGAGCCCTCTCCCTCTTTTCGTTCAGTTCCCCTCAGCAGGATTCATGTCCATCCCATTCGGCTCCCAAGGTTCAGGACTAGACTCTTCCTTCCTCAGAGCCCCGCTCCTGTCTCCGAGGCCCAGTGCACACTGCATACAGCAGGTACTTAATGTCCACTTAACGAGGGAGGAGTGGAGCAGCCGAGATGGGGCGCTGCATCTCTAAGCCCCTCTAGTGTAAGAGCCCACAGTGACCAGTGCCTGCAGCCCCCCGGGAGAGCTTCCTTCCTTCCGGGAGTTGCCCTGGTAGACTTGTTTAAACCCTCCtcagggacagaaggaggggaGGTGGTTGCTGAGAACAGGATGGGAGCTCAGGAGGCATGGGGATGAGAACCctaaagagagggaggaagcactGCTCACTCCCTTGTCTTGGGTGTGGGGACAGGTGTCTGTCTGTGACCCCTCTGGTGGGCCATCTCCCCTGACCCACCCAGGACCCAGTCCCCAGACTTGGGGCTTGGGAAGCAGCTGGGGAGGTGGGGTCTGTCCTCCTGAAGCCGGAGGCACGGTGCCCCGTCCCCCTTCACTCACCCAGGCCTGTCCCCTGCTGGAGGCAGGTCAACAGCAGCCACAGTGGCACCGGCAGCCGATACTGTCCCCCACCGAGCCCCATGGCCAGGCCAAGTGTCTGACCGTCCGTCTGTCTGCAGCGTCCCAGAGCTTCCGCTGTGCTGTCTGCCGGGGGACTGGAGAGCTTGCCTCCGGTACCTCCTGAAGctcctcccaggtgccccctcttccCAAACAACTGGTCGGACAGGTTTGGGGGCAGAATCCACTGGCCCTACGGATTTGGCATCCCAGGGAGGGGTCTGAAGAGAACAATCAGGCACCGCTGCCTGGACAAGCCCGTGGAtgctcccaccccccactccaggAGGCCCTGGCCGGGGAGGGGCCAAGGAAGGCGGTGGTAGCTCCGGGGTCCCCATGGTCCCCGTGACAGTCCTGCCTACCTGGCACCTGGGGCCCCCCACAGTCACCCTGTGCTGAAGGGAGTTACCCTCATTTTCTAGTCGGAAGGAGCATGGAGACGAAGGGGCTTGTCCAAGATCACCGGCCGGGTGGGGCAGAGCCTGGATTAGCCGGTCACACCCAAAGGCAAGTTTAGGGCACTCCCTGCTGTCCCCCTGCAGCCTGGGCCCTGGAGGGGGGAGCTCCCCGACATcgccctgccccctctccttaTCCAGCCTCCTAAAACTCAGACTCCTTCGTGgagtacttaaaaaaacaacttttaaaaaaattataaatattctctAGTTATTATGATGCATTTACGTGCTATTGGATTGCCAGCCCACGTACACTATTTCCCCCCCCCCGAAAGGACTTAAACTGTGCCAACTGTTTATGACAGTGACCTCCAAAAGGGGTAAATACTCCTGCCAACTATGTAACTGCCTGGCAGGCTTTTCGTGACCAACTCTTTACCGGGACATGTTGGCAGAGAGTTTCAGATTTTTCAAGATTGGAAATCACTGTATTTCCTTCATGATTGACTCGGCCCCAAGGGAACTGGGGGCCGAAGCCAGAACAAAAGCTCAGGGAAATCAccggattctactcctgaaatcattagtgccctgtatgctaactaacttggatgcgaatttaaaagtaagtaagtaaataaataaatgggggaaaaaaccccaaaaataaaatgtaaaaaaaagcaacaaagctCAGGGAAGGGAAATGAGAATGAGGTCAGGGGGAGTCTGGGGGTGTGCGTGGGGGGAGCCTCCTCCGGGAGGACCCTGCTACCTTGCAGGACCCAGAAGCCTCCTGTCCTACCTACCTCAGGGGCCAGTACTATTAGACATGTGCTCTGGTCGGGCTTGGTGCCCCCCCAAGTGCTCCCCTAGCACCCTCGCCCCCTGGCACGCGTCTCCATTTTCCAATCACTGTGATGTCATGTGCTGTCACCTCAAGGGCATCCCTGCACACACCTGTGCCCTGCTCCTGCTGACAGCTCCATGGAGGCGGGCACTGGCCCTCCCGTACCCGCGGGGTatggaggggagaagggtgggagcCAACCAGAGGGTCTGGGCTTTCTTTAActccccagctttttttttttttttaagagagagagagcgagcggaaGGGAgataggcagagggagagagagagagaatcttaagcaggcgccacacccagcacagaatCCGACGAGGGgatccatcccatgaccctgggatcgtgacctgagcggaaattaagagtcagacgctcaaccggctgagccctccgggcgcccctccccagctctttaTTATAGAAATGGTCACACCTTTAGGACAGTTGAAAATATATAGTACAGTGAATGCCCATTCATAGAGCCTCCACCCGGATTCGCAACTGTGAGCATTTGGCTGTATTTGCCCTCCACCTTCTCCCTCCCAGATATACGAGTATATATACGCTATGTTACTCTCTATGTACCTCTGTACCTTTACATACTtattgtgtatataatatatatacttatatataataagttctctcttcctttttttttttttttttgagagagagagagagagagtgtgcaagtatgagtaggggaggggcagagggagagagaatctcaagcaggctccatgtcctgtgcagagcccaatgtggggctcgagcccatgactccgggatcatgacctgagccgaaatcaagagtcagatgcttaactgactgagccacccagatgccccttctctctctctctctctctctctctctctctttctgttttttatgaaGCTCTATGctcatgggccttgaactcatgaccctgagatcaggacttgCACGTTCCCACCCAgtgagtcagttaagtgccccAACATGTTTTCATATACTACGTATTTTTATAcaatacatattaataaatatatgtatttactttttttctcctctacctTTGAAAGGCGTTGAGAGCGAACATCACAACAGGTGGAGAGCTCGCTTCTTTCTGAAGACACGTTCCTGCTCATCGACTCATCTCCTCAGCTCCTCTAGAAGTGAGTAGGGCAGGCATTGTGACTAATCTCATTACACAGACGAGAAAACAGAGCCCAACCTTCCTGCAGTGGCCTCTCGAGCTGGAGATCGGCTCCAGGTTGGTCATACTCAGGACTCTCTCCCTGTGGATCTGTGTGGCATTGGGGGCCGGCGGGAACACTGATGTTTCCCGTCTCAGTTCGTGGCCCACGCTGATTACTGCTCTGCACAAGGCCCtgagtttacttttgtattttcccTCTTTGTGCCTGCGGCCCTCTgtctcctgcccccgcccccaggaccCCCACTGTCCTCGGTTTGCTGTGTGTCCAGGATCACTTACCTGTGTCTGCCGTGAGATATACTGTGGTCCGGTACCCGGCATGAGGCCCCTAAAGGGGTATCTTTGTTCCCTCAAAGTGCTCCACAGTAGTAAAGACgaaaatagtgtttttgtttttcataacaagcccctttctttaaaaaaataatttactttacttattttgagagagagagagagagagagagagagagagagagagcacagcaggggcagagggagagggagggagagaatcccaagtaggctctgcactgtcagcacagagcctgatgtgaggttcgaactcatgaattatgagatcatgacctaaaccgaaatcaagagtaggacgcttaacccgctgagctacccaggcaccccaataacaagcccctttccacctgagtttatgttaatgaggtgacatTCGGAAGGCCCCTAGATAACCCCAGGATGGGCACTGGTGGCCAAGGACACCAGCACGAAGAGAGGGTTGGAATTTTCTGCCCCATCCCCCCTACTTCCCCAGTGGCCAGTGGCTTAATCAATTATTCCTACAtcaagcctccataaaaaccccaaaactgaaaaatactgaaaaaaaaatcagtcctttccttttgttgtcaTATACCACAGACATAGGCAATTCTCAGTGTCCCCTCTCAGCTTGACCCAGGACAAGCTCCCATAATGTACCAGCGGTATCCACAGCCACAGCCCACTTGGGGTGCCGTTGGCTTAGTTTGTCCTGCCAAGGACAAGGTACGAGGGCTCCTCCCCAGACTCACCGGCCTCCAGGGGTTCTCCCCAGTCCTGCAAGATTCATCGTGGGACTGCTGCAGGTGACAGGCTCAGCCAGGCTGGGGGATGCTCTCTGATGTTGGTCGGTGAGCTGATGGCCAGCCCCCACTCGGGCACAACTGGATATCACCAGGGGAAGCAGCTCCCAGCCGTGTGTCACTATGTGGCAGAAATGATGATAGTGACAAGGAGGACCGGGGCAGATCCAAGGCCAGAGACACCACCTCCACCCACTGCCATTTTTCTAGCCTGGGTCAGCCCCGGGACTTTGGCACAAGCTCAACGAGGGAAGGAAAGCCACACAAAGTGATCACTATGGGACCCACAGCCCCAGAGAGTGGACACCAGTAAGCAGAGTTAATATgattcagaaaacaaagaagtctGATGCATCCTATATCTCAAAGGTTACAGAGACATTCATGCCtgattcgtgtgtgtgtgtgtgtgtgtgtgtgtgtgtgtgtgtgtgtgtgtgttcaggtcAGCTCCTGGACTTCCTGATTCATTTCTTGGaccaatcttcttttttttttaattattattttttattaaattaaaaaaatgtttacttattgagacagagagacattgTGTGAGCGTGGCAGGGGttgagagaggaagacgcagaatctgaagtagattctaggctctgaactgtcagcacagagcctgatgcaaggcttgaactcgtgaaccgcaggatcacgacctgagctgaagtcggacacttaagtgagccacccaggcgcccctcttggacCAATCTTGTATTTGGGCATCAGTATCAGGTCATTTTAGTCTTTGTAACTTTGCCCTACGTTCTACTCGACCACAGTACTAATTGGCTATACCGTTACTTGACGAATGCTTCTTCTCTTCGTGAACAGTGACTCCTGGAGTGCAGTGATTGCGTCTGTTTGGTTCCCCCACTGTGTCCCCATTGCTGAGCCCAGGGTCCAGCACAATATCTGTGCTCAGTAATTATTTTGACTGCTAATATGGCCACCTCCCTGTTCCACGGATCTGGCCGGGTGGCCAGCGGTTACCATCTTGTTTTACAGCATCAGTCTGACAACTAGAATGTTGTGGCTTCTGGGTAGAGGCCAGCTTCTCTGTTGGATCCCCTCTTCCTGGTCCAGATGTCCCCAGCTCCAGTGAGTCCCTGTGTGAAGGGAAGGGGCCCACGATGCCCAGAGGGACTGGGTGGGGCCCATGCCAAGCCCCAGGGAACAGTCTATTCCCAAGGACCTACCTTGCCTTGTACCTTTGGGGTGACTCATGTGATGAGGTGTGGCTTCCACCCGCCCCTAAACACAGGGCCACCAGAGAAATGCTCCCAAAGGCCCACCCAGCCCCATGTCCCCAGACAGGGCCCCAGCTCCATGGCAACCATCACAGCCTGTCCCGAGGAGAGGCTCGGACACCTCCAGGGGCAGCCTGGGACTTTGTGCAGGGAGGGGAAGTACAGGTGACCCAGTCCCTTCCCCCGGCACCAGCTTAGCCTAGGGGCCACTCACCGAATGCTGACAGAGACCCAGCGGTGCTAATCCCAAGGGGGACAGACGCCCACGGCTCATTGAGCCCACCCTGGTCCTTAATCTTTCCACGGCACAGTGATCCAGCCCCTTCCAGTTCTGTTGGTTCATCCCTCGAGACAGGCAGCTCACCACTTCCCTGGTCTAGTGATAGCATCGGACACCTGGAATCATAAAGCAGAAAGCTCTTTCAATAGGGGGGTGCCTCCTTTGAGTGAAATCGCACAACTTTGGGGCCAAGAGGCAAGCAAGCCTGGCTCACTCTTGATCCACCGAAGCCTGGGGTAGGTGGGCTTACATCTCCCCCCACGGGACACAGGGCCGCTGGaggtcaggaaactgaggccttttTACTTTCTATGTCCTGTGCAGCTGCCACACTGTTTATTGAAGGGCTACTATGTGTCAGGACCCCTGCGGGCACAGGTCGTGGGCAGCAGCTCTAGAGGAGAAGTGTGGGTTGGGAAAAGAGTgggtactttatttttattttattaaaatatttttttaatgtttatttttgagagagacagagacagagtgtgagcaggggaggggcggagggagagagaaacagagagacagagagagagagagagagagagagagagagaatgaatctgaagcaggctccaggctctgagctgtcagcactgagcccaacgctgggctcaaactcacaaaccgtgagattgtgacctgagccagaatcaagagccagacactcgacactcaactgactgagccacccaggcgctccagggtGGGTAATTTATTCACTGATCCCCCCAATAGGCCGTCAGAGAGCCCAGCAGCTCTGCCCGCAGAGGACCCCACTTGAAGAGGCACCCGGAGATGTCTGATGAGCTGAGCCCCCTCAGCCCCCAAACCCTCCCGCCtacccctcctcaccccagccCATGGCACCCTCTACCCTGGGGGCTCTCCCACTGCCCCAGCCCCATGGAGTTGGGGCTCAGACAAGGACAGGGTTCCAGTCACAGGGATCGGAGGGCAAAGTTGAGCCTGGAGATTCCATTAAAAACATGCGGTGGAAGGGCTTTGGGCCACCTCcactgggtggggaggggagcagagggaccAGGGCTGGGGACCAGGAGGGAGAGGCCAGGATGACTAATGAGGcattcctctctgtccctccgggAGAAAAGTCACGGAGAAGAGTGGTTGTCAAGGGCAACACATTCTTTTCCTGTGGGTAACTCTAGCTTGTGTCATCCACAGGgagtggggtttgggggaggcCAGGACTGGAGGGTCTGAGCCGGGAAGCTTGGGGGTCTTCGctcattttacagagggaaactgaggccaggggaggagggcggggttGCCTGGTGGGGCAAACGAGGTATAAAGGAGAATGCCAGGCTCCCGTCTCGCTCCTGGGGCTCTCTCTCAGGAGTCAGGGGTGTCCAGGCTAGGACAGGTGCGGGGGATGGTAGGGGAGGCCGAGGACACGGCTGTAGTGGCTTCTGGCTTCTGtatggggagggaaggggaaggccaCCCAGAGAGCTGGGTCGGGGGTTGTGAGCAGATCCTGGCCTACACCCATCCAAGTCCATTGTGAAGGCCTCGGCCTGCCCAGTGCACCCCCCAAGCCCCGTCCTACTTCCGAGCCTCTATGCACAAAAGCCTCTGCTCACCTGTTGGCTGGACGTTAAACGTCTCCCCCTGACCCCTACTCCGTGCGCTCCATCTCTGTGACTACTCCTGCCCACTCTGCTGTAATGGTGGGTGGATTAGCCCACTCGGCGGCCACAGCAAAAAGCCACAGATCAGGGTGCTTAAACAagcatcataaaaaaaaaacaaaaaaacaaaaacaaaacaagcatcatcagggcgcctggctggcccagtcgttAGAACACGCGATTCTTGGggctttgggtggctcagtcagttaagcgtgcgacttcggctccggtcatgatctcgtggtctgtgagttcgagccccgcgtcgggctctgtgctgacagctcggagcctggagcctgcttcagattccgtgtctccctctctctctgccccttccctgcttgcactctgtctctgtctctgtctctctcaaaaataaatagacattaaaaaagaaaaaaaaaagtaacatgtgattcttgatctgggGGTCGTGATGTCAAGCCGCATAGAGACtacctaaaaacaaacacaaaaaccaagCATCtattttgtcacagttctggaggctggaagtcaagATCAAGTCCACttggttggtttcttctgagacctctgTCCTTGGCAGGCGGATGGCTGTCCTCTGGTCACGTGGTCTTCCCTCTGCGCTGCATCCCTGGTGACTGCTTGTCCTAAtcttttataaagacaccagtcagactggattGCACCCCACCCTAAAGGCCTTACTTGATTACCTCTTTAACTGAATTCCATCTTAGAGACCCCATCTCCAGATACCCTACATTCCGAGGCACtaagggttagggcttcaacatgcgAATTTTGAGAGACACGATTCCGTCCCACCCACAATTCCCCTGTGGGTGGGACACTCTCTAAGGACAGGGATGGGATCTGAGGCCTCTGTAAGGACCAGAGGGTCTctgggccgggccgggccccAGGTGTGCTGTCCTACCCCGAAGTGGGTGCCCGGCAACGGCCCCCTCCTCCCGCTCCCCTTGGAGGagcgggtggggggaggcaggccgCAGAGTGAGGGGTGAGGGCTGTGTCCCTATGCTTCTGTTTCATGGGGACCCCCGCCCAAGAACACGGTGCCTTCTGCCTCAGGCCAGGCAGCTTCCAGggctgctgggggcagggacagagagggctcCAGGGAGCCAGTGGGTTGGGCTGCGGGGGGTCAGCTGCCCAGCCGCGTGGCCAGGAGCTGGCTGTGCCCGGTCTGTGCTCCAGGCCTTCCTACAGACAGCGGGGAGGGACGAGCCCCCAAAGCTTTCTTGTGTCCCcatcctggggaggggggaggggtctcTGGGGCAGTGGCAACGAAAGGTCAAAGTGACAGGTCTTCCTCTGGAATAACAAAAGGTATCtcagggaaaaatagaaaaagtcatTAATTGAACATCTACACGTCAGACCCCTTGAACCATCgcatctccctgcccctcacagcagccctgggTGACGAGAATGACTGACCCATTGTACAGACGCGAACACTAAGGCTCGCAGGCGAGGTGTAACAAGTCCAAGGGCTCGACCCTGGAGAGGTCCTTGCTCTTCCCCACACTGGCCCTGGGGGTCTTCCTAGAAGGCAGACAGTCGCAGAGCCCAGCAAAGCTCTGAATTTAGTGAAACTGGGCCCGGCCACCTTCTGGAGGGATAGATGGCTGCCATTCTGACTGTCTAGCTCCTGCCACACCCACAGGACGTCTTCGTGAGAATCACACAAAGGTGTCCCTTCTCAAGGACGCGGCCCCTCACCCACAGCAGGTACGACACTGCACGGGCCCACTTCCGCTGGGGGCTCGAGTCTGCGCTCCTACTGTAGCTGCAGGAGAGTGTGACTTTCCAGCCTCCCGTGCAGCCAGGGTGCCCACCAGTCATGCACCCCACACCAGACAAAGAAGTGACCGCCATGCCCAGCTTCCAGAGGCAACCAGGCCAGAAGCTCGCATGGTG
This window encodes:
- the UPK3BL2 gene encoding uroplakin-3b-like protein 2 isoform X4, yielding MGTPELPPPSLAPPRPGPPGVGGGSIHGLVQAAVPDCSLQTPPWDAKSVGPVDSAPKPVRPVVWEEGAPGRSFRRYRRQALQSPGRQHSGSSGTLQTDGRSDTWPGHGARWGTVSAAGATVAAVDLPPAGDRPGVKFLVMSDRGPVAETEWSSETRLQQAKALQAVPGPQSAGTVVIIAILSVLLAVLFTALLALLIYTCHDTCRSAPISGPEQSTCVRRYNTHHVTDPPAVGAS